In the Mycolicibacterium thermoresistibile genome, one interval contains:
- a CDS encoding LppP/LprE family lipoprotein, with product MSRLGIGSVALAVTLLSGCGAGDSTVSLTPEPTAPSPGAAAPDTPSAAPPVLETPAPGAQADPCAVNLVAPEVLRAIAELPPDPRSGQAWSSEPIAGNYNECATLSAVIVRANTNAENPNTRAVMFHLGKFIPTGVPDTYGFNAIDTSAGSGDTVALRYDSGIEGLSGVVKFRWNGNGVELVGNTG from the coding sequence ATGTCCCGGCTGGGGATCGGGTCGGTCGCGTTGGCGGTGACACTGCTGTCCGGCTGTGGGGCAGGCGATTCCACGGTCTCGCTGACTCCGGAACCCACCGCGCCGAGCCCGGGCGCAGCCGCGCCGGACACCCCATCGGCCGCCCCGCCGGTACTGGAAACCCCCGCACCGGGGGCCCAGGCCGATCCCTGCGCGGTGAACCTGGTGGCCCCCGAGGTGCTGCGCGCGATCGCCGAGTTGCCGCCCGATCCGCGCAGCGGGCAGGCGTGGAGTTCGGAACCGATCGCCGGCAACTACAACGAATGCGCCACGCTGTCGGCGGTGATCGTGCGGGCCAACACCAACGCGGAGAATCCCAACACCCGGGCGGTGATGTTCCACCTCGGCAAGTTCATCCCGACCGGCGTGCCCGACACCTACGGGTTCAACGCCATCGACACCTCGGCCGGCTCCGGCGACACCGTGGCGCTGCGCTACGACAGCGGTATCGAGGGGTTGTCCGGCGTGGTGAAGTTCCGCTGGAACGGCAACGGGGTGGAGCTGGTCGGCAACACCGGCTGA